CTATGCCGCAGCATCACGGGCATATTGCCTAATCATCTATGGTTGTGGTAGCCTTAGTAATGCTGAAAGTTTCAGAAGTTTTTGCGTAGAGAGGGCCACAAAGGAGACACCTTTGTGGCCCTTTTCAGTACGGACCTTCTGGGCTTTGAATCTAACGAAGTAAGGAGGTGCACAAGCGTGGCAAAAGGAACAGTAAAGTGGTTCAACGAGGCCAAAGGTTACGGCTTCATTACCGCTGAAGACGGCAAAGATATCTTTGTCCACTATTCCTCTATCCAGGGCAACGGCTTCAAATCCCTTGCCGAAGGCGATAGAGTCACCTTTGACATCGAAAGCAGCCCGAAAGGTCCTAAAGCAATCAATGTCGTGAAAGAGTAACCGTAACCACCCGCCCTCCTGCCCCTCACGGCAGGAGGGTTTCATTTTCCGCTCCCCTTCTCAGCAGAGATCAAGTCTGAACCCGGGACCGGCTTGAAAAAAACGGACGACATGCTATCATGGAAATAAAGCCACGATATCCTGCGAGGTTGTTTCCGGAGATAGTATGGGAGCAGACGGCGCACGGGCGCTCATAGAGGAGATCCTGAGCTCCGCAGGCATCGGCATCAACGGCGCCAGTCCGCATGACCTTCGCATACGCGACGACCGTTTTTTCGAGCGAATCCTCCGCGACGGAAGCATAGGGCTCGGCGAGGCGTATATGGACGGATGGTGGGAGTGCGCATGCCTCGACGAGCTCTTCTGCAGGCTCATGCCCCTCGAGCCCGAGCTGCGGCTCCGGAAGAGCCTGAAGCTCGCCACGCATCTGCTCAAGGCGGCGGTGCTCAATGTGGGGAGCAGGTCGCGGGCCTATGCTGTCGGCAAAAAGCATTATGATAGGGGAAATGAATTGTACCGGTATATGCTCGACCGGAGAATGATCTACAGTTGCGCCTACTGGAAGAATGCGCAGGAGGCGAAGCTCGACCTGATCTGCAGGAAGCTTCGCCTCAAGCCAGGTGACAGGGTCCTCGACATCGGGTGCGGGTGGGGCGGTTTTGCGCAGTATGCCGCTGAGCGGTACGGGACGCGCGTCACCGGCATTACTATCTCCCGAGAGCAGGTCGCGCTCGGGAGGAAGCGCTGCAGCGGGCTGCCGGTGGAGATACGCCTGCAGGACTACCGCGACCTGCGCGAGCGGTTCGACCACATCGTCTCGGTAGGGATGTTCGAGCATGTGGGGCACAAGAATTATCGCACCTATATGGAGACGGTGCACCGCTGCCTCGAAGACCGCGGCCTCTTCCTGCTCCACACCATCGGCAGCAATGTTTCGAACATCGCTACCGATCCCTGGATCGACAAATATATCTTCCCCAATTCGCTCATCCCTTCGATGCGGCAGATAAGCGCGGCAGCCGAACGCCTCTTCGTCGTAGAGGACTGGCATAACTTCGGCCACGACTACGATCCGACCCTGATGGCGTGGTTCAGGAATTTCGACCGCCACTGGGAAAAGCTCCGCGCCTGGTATGATGACCGATTCTATCGCATGTGGAAGTTCTATCTCCTGAGCTGCGCCGGCGCCTTCAGGTCCCGGTATCTCCAGGTGTGGCAGCTCGTCTTCTCGAAGAACGGGCTCTCCGGCGGCTACGAGCCCGTCCGGTAAACAGACTTAGAGAGTCTAACGGAATGAGCAAAGAGAAGCCAGACAAGCGGTATCCGCCGCCCTCCGGAGCCCGACTTGTTTTTTATCACTCCTTCGTTTTAGGGTAACTGCATATGGATATCGAGAATCTTGCAGCGCAAATAAGACGCAACTGCGCCATCTCCGATGCGCAGTTCTGGGGGTACTATTCGCTCTGCGGCCTGCTGATGCGCTATCGCGACCTCTACCGGAGCGAACACGGCCTCAAGCCCTGGGAGAGCATCCCGGGCGATGCGATCGCAGTATGGATCGATGAGCGGGAACGACTCTGGCAGCGGCTCGAGCACGAGCCGCTACAGCCCCTTACTATCGGCGACGAATCCTTCGACCCCTTCGATGTAAACGGCCTGAACACCAGGATCAGCGGTTACGGCCTCGTCTACGGGGGCGGCTACGGCCTCTACCTCAAGCCGGTATTCTTTCTCGGCAGGCTCAACGCCTGCCGAGAGCATTACGATTACCGGGTATTCTCGGTCGGCAGGGAGCTCTGCAGGGACCTCTCCACCTCTCCCGCGATGCTCCAGGGCAGGTGCATCTATGTACGCACCGATATGGTGCGGGACCTGCTCTGGGATAAGGTGCAGCAGCTCTGCTCGCGCACCTACGGAGGACTGCTCGAGCCGCTGCTCGCGCAGTATGGCGTGACACGCGACAGCGGCGCCCCCCGCACCATTACCGGGGCGCTGGAGCGTATGGTAACGGATGCTGCCGAAACGCTTATGCTCCATGAGACCGGAGAGGCCTATGAGGACGGCCACGGTGAAGAGTGGCGCGCAGTGGTCACCCATGGCGACGACCGGACAGCGGAGTTTTACCTGCGGGGCATCAAGGACCTCGCTGCGGACACGTCGGTCATGGGACCGCTCGCCGCAGCGGTCGAGCGGCAGGACGCGCGCCTCCTCTCGTTTTATATGGTCTTCCTCGACGGGGTGCGCAGAGAGCTCTTCCCCGAGATCAGGAGCGCCTTCCAGCTCTTTGCCGAGACCGGAGACTGGGCGCGCATCGAGGCGGCCCGGAGGACCGGCTACGAGCGGGCGCGGCAGCTCACCGCGCTCGTCCTCGCGCGGTGGCGGGCCGGGCAGACTACCGCGGGGCTGAGGAAGGAAGTACAGCGGTATATGGAGAAGATACTCGCCCTCCCCTGATCGTAACGCCGTCACGACGCACGGCTGCCGTGCTCCTGGCCGCGCGTGCGTCGCGCCTCATCGCTTTCCGGAGGCTCCTTCTCCTCGGGCCGGGGTCTGCATACCGGGCAGTACGGTTCCCCTATGTCCAGGAGACAGACATGCCCTCATTCGGGACAGCAGACGCATTGTTCGATAGGGTGCCCGCATACGGGGCAGCGCTTTGCTTCTTCCATAGAAGACTTCTCCTTACGATTT
The Nitrospirota bacterium DNA segment above includes these coding regions:
- a CDS encoding cold shock domain-containing protein, coding for MAKGTVKWFNEAKGYGFITAEDGKDIFVHYSSIQGNGFKSLAEGDRVTFDIESSPKGPKAINVVKE
- the cfa gene encoding cyclopropane fatty acyl phospholipid synthase, translating into MGADGARALIEEILSSAGIGINGASPHDLRIRDDRFFERILRDGSIGLGEAYMDGWWECACLDELFCRLMPLEPELRLRKSLKLATHLLKAAVLNVGSRSRAYAVGKKHYDRGNELYRYMLDRRMIYSCAYWKNAQEAKLDLICRKLRLKPGDRVLDIGCGWGGFAQYAAERYGTRVTGITISREQVALGRKRCSGLPVEIRLQDYRDLRERFDHIVSVGMFEHVGHKNYRTYMETVHRCLEDRGLFLLHTIGSNVSNIATDPWIDKYIFPNSLIPSMRQISAAAERLFVVEDWHNFGHDYDPTLMAWFRNFDRHWEKLRAWYDDRFYRMWKFYLLSCAGAFRSRYLQVWQLVFSKNGLSGGYEPVR
- a CDS encoding Sfum_1244 family protein codes for the protein MDIENLAAQIRRNCAISDAQFWGYYSLCGLLMRYRDLYRSEHGLKPWESIPGDAIAVWIDERERLWQRLEHEPLQPLTIGDESFDPFDVNGLNTRISGYGLVYGGGYGLYLKPVFFLGRLNACREHYDYRVFSVGRELCRDLSTSPAMLQGRCIYVRTDMVRDLLWDKVQQLCSRTYGGLLEPLLAQYGVTRDSGAPRTITGALERMVTDAAETLMLHETGEAYEDGHGEEWRAVVTHGDDRTAEFYLRGIKDLAADTSVMGPLAAAVERQDARLLSFYMVFLDGVRRELFPEIRSAFQLFAETGDWARIEAARRTGYERARQLTALVLARWRAGQTTAGLRKEVQRYMEKILALP